In one Photobacterium sp. TY1-4 genomic region, the following are encoded:
- a CDS encoding AAA family ATPase — protein sequence MGQIILLGSQKGGCGKSTLAVNIAGWLVHQGKDVMLVDADPQGSSARWAQDRQEQEMLKHIPHVQASGNINQTLKDLAARYDYVVADTAGRDSRELRTGMVIADVLLSPSRPSQYDLDTLPHLTEVFLQAQDLNPNLKGYLVLNMCPTNPVIKEADEAKSYLAEFPEFGVATSLIYDRKAFRDCISEGKTIFEWKDAKAKAEISALMEEVFRG from the coding sequence ATGGGACAAATCATTCTTCTCGGCAGCCAGAAAGGCGGCTGCGGTAAATCGACACTGGCTGTTAACATTGCCGGCTGGTTGGTACACCAGGGCAAAGATGTCATGTTGGTTGACGCCGACCCGCAAGGCTCATCGGCACGTTGGGCGCAGGATCGCCAGGAGCAGGAAATGCTGAAGCATATTCCGCACGTCCAGGCATCGGGCAATATCAACCAGACCTTGAAAGATCTGGCCGCGCGCTACGACTATGTTGTTGCCGACACCGCCGGTCGCGACAGCCGGGAGCTCCGGACCGGTATGGTGATCGCTGACGTGCTGCTTTCTCCTTCCCGTCCGTCCCAGTATGATCTGGATACCCTGCCGCACCTGACCGAAGTCTTTCTGCAAGCCCAGGATCTCAACCCGAACTTGAAAGGTTACCTGGTCCTCAATATGTGTCCGACCAACCCGGTGATCAAAGAAGCGGATGAGGCAAAGTCCTACCTGGCAGAATTTCCGGAGTTCGGCGTTGCTACTTCGCTAATCTATGACCGTAAAGCATTCCGGGATTGTATCTCAGAAGGCAAAACCATCTTTGAGTGGAAAGATGCCAAAGCCAAAGCTGAAATCAGTGCACTGATGGAGGAGGTGTTCCGTGGTTAA